Proteins encoded together in one Quercus lobata isolate SW786 chromosome 3, ValleyOak3.0 Primary Assembly, whole genome shotgun sequence window:
- the LOC115979765 gene encoding accelerated cell death 11-like, translating into MATRDNPVRKLADSLQVLADTVNSDNPHIKVSDLVQFCRISYTAIFYFGITVKFPDLDPQTKVDHFLEASKKYDTIQDLVESEIKNGTARDKGSPCRTLARFRRVIDLAREVLEKILASGRVAAQSTERNIQQYLRQNSAETFAVAYEQVFVPYPGWTAGECFSLSVGLSKNIVLAALEELPPPDLLLKILNEDEDSLKEPIHKYINAAKVVLQYIDSVFLSTETGAEMLRTI; encoded by the exons ATGGCGACACGGGACAATCCCGTGAGGAAGTTGGCAGATTCACTTCAGGTGCTTGCTGATACTGTAAACTCGGACAATCCACACATCAAGGTCAGCGACCTGGTTCAGTTTTGCCGTATCAGTTATACTGCTATCTTCTACTTTGGCATCACTGTTAAGTTTCCGGACCTGGACCCCCAAACCAAG GTGGATCACTTTTTGGAAGCCTCAAAGAAATACGACACAATACAGGATTTAGTGGAAAGTGAAATTAAGAATGGTACTGCGAGGGATAAAGGTAGCCCATGCAGAACCCTGGCGCGATTTAGGCGTGTAATTGACTTGGCGAGGGAAGTGCTTGAGAAAATTCTTGCTAGCGGCAG AGTTGCTGCACAATCGACCGAGAGGAACATCCAACAATATTTGAGGCa AAATTCTGCTGAGACATTTGCAGTAGCTTATGAGCAAGTTTTTGTTCCATATCCTGGATGGACTGCCGGTGAATGTTTCAGTTTGTCGGTCGGTTTGTCCAAGAATATTGTGCTTGCTGCATTGGAAGAACTTCCTCCTCCGGACCTCTTATTGAAGATTTTAAATGAAGATG AGGATTCATTGAAGGAGCCTATTCACAAGTATATTAATGCGGCAAAAGTTGTTCTGCAGTACATTGACAGCGTCTTCCTATCAACTGAAACAGGGGCTGAGATGCTTAGGACGATCTAG